The Bacillus sp. Y1 genome has a window encoding:
- a CDS encoding ABC transporter substrate-binding protein produces the protein MRTKILIVFMLMLALVITGCSSSTSSNEDESDKIVLKFLHKWPQPQYAPYFEEVVKEFESQNPDIKIKMEAIADEPIKDKLRVILGGSEVPDIMFSWSGEFARKFVRADAALDLTPYLEEDAAWKDSFIPASLQPFSSDGKNYGIPLRFNGKFFVYNKEIFDKHGLQAPKTWDEFLNVLDTLKEEGETPLMLGNESPWAAIHYLTGLNQKMVDQEVRMNDYNPRSGEFTDSGYVKAMELLAELNEKGYFMENVNSSSHDMVKQMFFAGKGAIFYVELEEFQDVENALKGNWGFFPMPAIADGDGSQNYITGAPDGFIVSSKSKHPKEAVEFLKFLTSKENSLKLVKDIGWPSPIEGATNPDTALKQVAEGVDYMKQAEGMAEWLDTDVHAKVADVYLSNIQLLLDGSKSPEEIIKEVQAVAKQVQSEVE, from the coding sequence ATGAGAACAAAAATATTAATTGTATTTATGCTTATGTTGGCATTGGTCATTACGGGTTGTTCCAGTTCTACCTCATCAAATGAAGATGAATCGGATAAGATTGTCTTAAAATTTTTGCATAAATGGCCTCAACCACAATACGCCCCTTATTTTGAAGAAGTTGTAAAAGAATTCGAGAGTCAAAATCCAGATATTAAAATCAAGATGGAAGCCATCGCTGACGAACCGATCAAAGATAAACTTCGCGTTATTCTTGGGGGAAGCGAGGTTCCAGACATTATGTTCTCTTGGTCAGGTGAATTTGCTAGGAAATTTGTTCGAGCCGATGCAGCCTTAGATCTTACCCCGTATTTGGAAGAAGACGCAGCCTGGAAAGACAGTTTTATTCCAGCCTCCCTGCAACCATTTTCTTCTGATGGGAAAAATTACGGAATTCCTCTAAGATTCAATGGAAAGTTCTTTGTTTATAATAAGGAGATTTTTGATAAGCATGGTCTGCAAGCACCTAAAACATGGGATGAATTTTTAAATGTTCTCGACACCTTAAAAGAAGAAGGAGAAACACCACTCATGTTAGGAAATGAAAGCCCTTGGGCAGCTATTCACTACTTAACGGGACTGAACCAAAAGATGGTGGATCAGGAAGTTCGAATGAACGATTATAATCCTCGTTCAGGAGAGTTCACAGATTCAGGCTACGTAAAAGCGATGGAACTTCTAGCAGAATTGAACGAAAAAGGCTATTTTATGGAAAACGTAAATTCTAGTTCTCACGATATGGTAAAGCAAATGTTCTTTGCAGGAAAAGGGGCTATTTTCTACGTGGAATTGGAAGAATTTCAAGATGTTGAAAACGCCTTGAAAGGGAACTGGGGATTTTTCCCGATGCCTGCTATAGCTGATGGAGATGGAAGTCAAAATTATATTACTGGTGCTCCAGATGGATTTATTGTTTCTTCAAAGTCTAAACATCCAAAAGAAGCAGTGGAGTTTTTAAAGTTTTTAACAAGTAAAGAAAATTCATTAAAACTTGTGAAGGATATTGGTTGGCCGAGTCCAATTGAAGGAGCTACGAACCCAGACACTGCTCTAAAGCAAGTGGCAGAAGGTGTGGATTACATGAAGCAAGCAGAAGGAATGGCTGAGTGGTTGGATACAGATGTTCATGCGAAAGTGGCAGACGTGTATTTATCAAACATTCAATTACTTCTCGATGGCTCCAAATCTCCAGAAGAGATTATTAAAGAAGTTCAAGCTGTAGCTAAACAAGTGCAGAGTGAAGTGGAATAA
- a CDS encoding carbohydrate ABC transporter permease, producing the protein MKETYRNGRTAFLFILPALLLILFIVFLPIVLNLYNSFFRWNSFEAGKTFVGFEYYVRLFKDPVFFTALKNNSLYAIISLICQVGGGIIIAAILEDKLIRRFQPFFRTVFFIPSVISIAVVGLMWQLIYNPEIGLVNGVLNAIGQSEWAHSWLGDSKTAIYAVVAVSQWQYTGYMTMLFLIAMQKIPMEYYEAAMIDGASKINSFFHITLPQIKEMILVGSVITVIGAFKVFDEVYVMTFGGPGRSTEVLGTMLYRSAFRNDEMGYASTIGTIIFIITLTLSLIQMKLGKSGQEVE; encoded by the coding sequence ATGAAAGAAACATATAGAAACGGCCGAACGGCATTCCTTTTTATTTTGCCAGCACTCCTTCTAATCCTGTTTATTGTATTTCTGCCGATTGTACTTAATTTATACAACAGTTTTTTTAGGTGGAATTCCTTTGAGGCAGGAAAAACGTTCGTCGGCTTCGAGTACTACGTAAGGCTTTTTAAAGATCCAGTGTTTTTTACCGCATTGAAAAATAATTCCCTTTACGCGATTATTTCGTTGATCTGCCAGGTCGGTGGGGGAATTATAATAGCCGCCATTTTAGAAGATAAGCTGATTAGAAGGTTTCAACCTTTTTTTAGAACTGTGTTTTTTATTCCTTCTGTTATATCTATTGCCGTGGTGGGGTTAATGTGGCAGCTGATCTATAATCCGGAAATCGGTTTAGTGAATGGTGTGTTAAATGCCATTGGACAATCGGAGTGGGCTCATTCCTGGTTGGGAGATAGTAAAACAGCCATATATGCAGTGGTTGCCGTGTCACAGTGGCAATATACAGGATATATGACCATGCTTTTTCTTATTGCCATGCAGAAAATTCCGATGGAATATTATGAGGCTGCAATGATTGATGGCGCTTCAAAGATTAACTCGTTTTTTCATATCACACTACCACAAATTAAGGAAATGATTTTGGTAGGTAGTGTCATTACCGTAATTGGAGCTTTCAAGGTTTTTGATGAAGTATATGTGATGACGTTTGGTGGACCGGGAAGATCAACGGAAGTTTTAGGAACGATGTTGTACCGTTCAGCTTTTCGAAACGATGAAATGGGTTATGCATCCACGATTGGGACGATTATATTTATTATCACCTTGACCCTTTCCCTCATCCAAATGAAGTTGGGAAAATCGGGACAGGAGGTGGAATAA